A window of Companilactobacillus allii genomic DNA:
CTGTTATCTTACCAATGTTAATTTCAACTTCAATTTAGTGAGTGTGACAGAACACGTTTAGTTTTCGAGTATAATGCAAAAAGAAGCTAGTATTTACGTAAGTAAATATCGGCTTCTTTTTTTTATTAGACGGAGAAAATCGTGTTTTGACACACGTTTTCACAACCCATCTAAATGCTATTTACCATAGTCCAATCAAGCGTTGAAGAATAAATTGACATACGTGTATTGTTGTCATGAAGATTCATTAAGAAACCATGCTTATCATCCCACGTAATGACTTGACTGCCATTTTTAACCGTTCCGTCATAAACTTGTGTTGGTGAGTCCCCAATGGCTACATATTCTCCATCGCTTCCTCGAAACACAAGCGTATCATCTAACTCTGAATTTCCATCACTCGAAGTCAATGGAGACTCTAGTGAAACTGAAATTTTAGAGCTAATAGTTTGGCTTGGAAAGACATCATTAGTCACGGCTATTCCCCAATTTTCATTTTGACGTCCCACTATTCCTTGATTTGGAGAAACTCTACCATAATCCAAGTCTGGAACTTCAAAAGAAACATTCCCATATGGCTGTTGCTGCCAAACATAGGTGGTATTGCTATCCCTAGTAGTGGTATTTAGTTCAGAACTAGTTAGTAAAGTTCCACCTGGATCATGGTCTGTACCTCCATTAGCATAGTCAACCACTTGCCATCTATCACTAATACTATAATATTGTCCCTCAGAATTAGGATCACTCAACTCCGTATTGTTAGACGGTGGTGTAGGAATTGCTGTGCTAATACTTGATTCACTACCAGTATCTATTGTTAAGAACTTAGTCTTTTGTCCTAATGAAAGTTTCCACAATTTAGAATTGTTTGCGAACATACTGCCCATATTAGTGACTTTACCTGTATCCCAATTAGACAGATCTAACTCCAACAAATTGCTTGCACCACTGACCATGCTTCTCATATCAGTGACTTTACTAGTATCAAAACTTGATAAGTCTAAACTCTCTAGTGCTTTATCATCAGAAAAAAGACTATTTACATTTGTTAACTTAGGAGTATTCCAAGTGGATACATTAACACTTTTAAGATTTGGATCATTACTAAATAAACTATCAATAGCTGTTGCATTGGAAACATCCCAATTAGACAAATCTAAAGAAGTTATGGGAATCTTACTAAATGCAGAGGAGAAACTTGTACATTTTAAGACATTCCAATTCAAAACATTTAAGTCAATTTTTTCAAAATTAGATATTGCAGATCCACTAAAAATACTATTCATCCTTGTTACATTAGAGGTATCAAAATCACCAATAACATTTGTAGCCGACGAATTCATAAACATTGAACTCATAAGCGTTACCTTACTAGTATTAAAACTACTTAAATCTAGTAAGTCTACATTACAATTAAAAAACATTGAACTCATATTTGTTACCTTACTAGTATTAAATCCTGTAATACCTTTGATATCCGTTAAATTCAATGTATATTCAAACATAGATGACATATCAGTGACATTTGAAGTATCCCAATTTGATAGATCAATATAATCTAAATTAGTACAACTACTAAAAACACCTCTCATACTTGTTATCTTAGATGTATCCCAACTTTCAATATCATGAATGTTCTGATTAGCGACGTTGTAATAAAATAGCGTAGAAATATCAGTTACATTACTAATATTCAATTCCTTGAGTCCATAGACATGTGCCAACCTTTGACAATTATAAAATAGCGAACCTATATTAGTAACGCTACTTGTATCCCATTTTGACAAATCAAGTGATGTTAAATTTTTCATATTTTTGAACATATTAGTGAGAGCTAAAGCACCAGACATATCCCAATTTTCAACATCAGTGAAACTTGTTTGTGGTAAGGAATCAAACATCGAAGTAAATTGTTGTACCTGTCCTGTATCCCATTCACTTAGGCCAACTAGATCTAAAAGACTCGCATCTTCCGAAAACATGTAAGTCATGCTAGTAACGTTTTTAGTATCAAAGCCTGAAACATCCAAACTACTTAAACTTCTATCACTTTTAAACATTTTATCCATCTTAGTTACTTTACTAGTATCTAAGCTCGTTAATCCAATAATAGTGGTTAGAGATGAATTCTTACTCTCAGTAGAAGTTGACGTAGACCTATACATACAAGAAAACATCCCTGACATAGTAGTAACATTACTTGTATCCAAATTGCTTACATCAATTGTTTGGACATTTTTTAAACCATAAAACAAATTACTTGAATCAGTATTTGCTACTACTCCCGGATCACAAACAATTTTTGTAATGGTGTCATTAAATTTACCATCAGTAACCCAATTTCCCGTTCCATTTCCTAATACTCCTGCATGAATCGTCAAAACACCTTCATCATCAATGTCCCAATTAGCCGTTCCAAAAGTACCACTATCAGTTATAGTGGCTGCTAATGGCATAATTGTTTCTGTGGTAGTTTGATTATTAAGCACTAGAGCACTATTTTGGTTTAATATATCCTGTACATCGCTGGTTGTATCAATTGTTGAAGCCTTTACCATATTTGGCAAAAGTAAAAACGCTAAACCAATACCAATTAACCCATTGAGACCCAAAATATATTGTTTTTTTTGTGTTGAATTAACTCTTCTCATTATCATACCCATCCCAAAAAAAGTGTATATTTTCTCATAGAAATAATTATATAGGAAAAATTTTCTATTTCTACCCATTTTTTGTAAATTCTGTCTACATAAATAGACAATCAGTAACTATTTAAACCAAATAATGAATATTACAACAAAAATAATAAACAAATCGTATTTATTCCAGAAGTAAACTTACAATCCTCTTACCAAACTGGCACGTTTTATGATTTAATGGAAACATAGTTTTTATTTTAAGGGGAATATATTTTCATGGCAAAAGTTAAGAAATTAGAAATATTATTGAACCAAAAAGCTGGTAATGGACAATCGTTAAGTATTTGGAAAACCATAAAAAACTACTTGGAATCAAATAATATCAACTACGAGGTTCATACAACTAAGAAAAACGGTGATGGAGTTAGAATTGCTCAAGAAATAGCTAACTCACTGCAACCATTTACAAGAATCATCGTTTTAGGTGGTGACGGAACGCTTAACCAATCACTGAATGGTATAAAAATTTCTAACAAGCCAAATACCCCTATTGGATATATTCCCTGTGGATCTGGTAATGACTTCAGCCGTGGTATTAAAATACGTAAACAAAGTCCTGTTGTATTGCTTCAAAAGATATTATCGATGAATACACCGGAAACAATCGATATCGGCAAAGCTACATTTCCTGATAAAATAAAATATTTTGTAAATAATATTGGAATTGGCCTTGATGCATACACCGTTTATGAAACTAATCATTCTAAACGCAAGGATTTTTTAAATAAAATGAAGTTAGGTACCTTAGCATATATAACTAGTCTAGTAACAGTAATCAAAAATCAGGATTCTTTTCCATTAGACGTAACAATCAATGGAGAAACTAAACATTTTGAAGATGCATACATTGTCTCAGCCACTAATCACCCCTACTTCGGTGGTGGTGTAGCGATCGATCCACTAGCAACGCCATTCGATCAATTATTAGATTTAGTTGTTGTTAAAAAGATTTCTGGAATGGTCTTTGTTAAACTGTTTGTAAAACTATTTACTAATGGGTCACATTTAAACGACAAGAATGTTTGGCACACACAAGTATCAAGTTATCACTTAACAAGTAATGCTCCTGAACAAGGCCAAATGGATGGAGAAGAGCTAGGTAAAGGTGAATTCGATATAGACTTTACAGTTGATCAACATCTTTTTTGGATACCTATCAATTTATAATTAAATAATAAGTAAATTTTGACCCAAACAAAAAGTCAGCATATTGTGCTGGCTTTTTTTGTTTAGAAATTATTTGTTTTCCATAAAATCAAACGGTGTACTATCTCTCATACCAATCATAGGATCGATAGCATTATTCATTATCATATCAAGTGTTAATGTATAGTCCTTTTTCTCTTCTGGTGTAGGTTCTTCTTTGTTTGTAACTTTTATTTCAAAAGTAGCAAATATTCGTTCTTTTAATGTAGTATTTCGTTCTGAAGATTGGTCCGTAATTGATCTCTCAAATGCGGAACGATCCCCTACCATAATCAATAATTTTTTAGATCTAGTAATGGCTGTATACAACAAATTACGGCGTAACATTCTCGACTCTTCATTTACCAAAGGTAAGATGACCATTTCAAACTCTGAGCCTTGAGCCTTATGTATCGAAGTACAATAAGCTAATGCAATATTCAGCCAATCTTTACGATCTAGAGTGACTTCATTGCCATCAAAATCAATGACTAATTTATCCACATGATCAACATTTTCTTTGGCCAAAAGGATACCAATTATTTTCCCTATTTCGCCATTAAAAACATTGTCTTCCGGAGTATTTACTAAATAGACCACCTTATCCTTGATCCTATAATGCACATTTCCCATTACAACTTCTTTTCTTTTCGGAGTCATTGGATTAACGACATTTTGAATAGTCGCATTTAGATTATCAATTCCTGCAATACCACGATACATCGGAGCTAAGACTTGAACGTCTGCTATATCAAATCCACGTTCATCGGATTTTGTAATTATCTGGGATAAAATCTCCGGGACATTTCTACTGTTACTTCTGATATAAGAACGATCAGATCGATTCTGAAAGAAATCGTCATTAACTATTCCTTCATTAACATCATGTGCTAATTGAATAATAGTCGAATTTTCATCTTGTCGATGAATATCTGTCAAAATCGTAGTTGGAAATGCTCCACTATTAATTAAATCTGAGAATATTTGACCTGGGCCAACCGAAGGTAATTGATCTTTATCACCCACCAAAACAACCTGTGTTCCCGGTTGAACGGCTGTGATTAAAGTTCTAAATAATTTTGTATCTACCATCGACATCTCATCAATTATGAGTAACTTACAATCTAGCGTTGGTTCAGCAAGCTCATCGTCTTCTGTACCTGTTAACCCTAATAATCGATGGATCGTCATAGCTGGTAACCCAGTAGACTCACCCATATGTTTTGCGGCACGTCCAGTAGGTGCAGCAAGCGCAATCGCATAGTCTTCTGAGGCAGGGTCAAGAGTGGCATCATTTAACTTTGCATATGCGGCCACTATTCCGTTTATAATGGTCGTTTTACCTGTTCCTGGTCCACCTGTAAGTAGAAACAAAGAATGCGTTAGAGACTGCTTAATTGCCTCCTCTTGAGAAGGGTCATATGAAACTTTGAATTGCTTCTCAACGTGCTTCAATTCTTTCTTAAAGGCTGAGTTCTTCCAACTTACACCTTTATAAGTATCCGTGATCATCTTCAATGATTGTGATATTGCCCATTCAGCATCAAAAAACGACTTATCATAGACTCTTTCATCCTCGACTAATAAAACACCATCATTTACTAATTCACGTAAACATCCCTCAATTTTTTGTTTTAATTCATTAATATTTTCATTTCCATTTTGTAATAGTGCTATCGTGCGTTTTAACAGCTCTTCACGAACAATATAGG
This region includes:
- a CDS encoding BspA family leucine-rich repeat surface protein, producing the protein MRRVNSTQKKQYILGLNGLIGIGLAFLLLPNMVKASTIDTTSDVQDILNQNSALVLNNQTTTETIMPLAATITDSGTFGTANWDIDDEGVLTIHAGVLGNGTGNWVTDGKFNDTITKIVCDPGVVANTDSSNLFYGLKNVQTIDVSNLDTSNVTTMSGMFSCMYRSTSTSTESKNSSLTTIIGLTSLDTSKVTKMDKMFKSDRSLSSLDVSGFDTKNVTSMTYMFSEDASLLDLVGLSEWDTGQVQQFTSMFDSLPQTSFTDVENWDMSGALALTNMFKNMKNLTSLDLSKWDTSSVTNIGSLFYNCQRLAHVYGLKELNISNVTDISTLFYYNVANQNIHDIESWDTSKITSMRGVFSSCTNLDYIDLSNWDTSNVTDMSSMFEYTLNLTDIKGITGFNTSKVTNMSSMFFNCNVDLLDLSSFNTSKVTLMSSMFMNSSATNVIGDFDTSNVTRMNSIFSGSAISNFEKIDLNVLNWNVLKCTSFSSAFSKIPITSLDLSNWDVSNATAIDSLFSNDPNLKSVNVSTWNTPKLTNVNSLFSDDKALESLDLSSFDTSKVTDMRSMVSGASNLLELDLSNWDTGKVTNMGSMFANNSKLWKLSLGQKTKFLTIDTGSESSISTAIPTPPSNNTELSDPNSEGQYYSISDRWQVVDYANGGTDHDPGGTLLTSSELNTTTRDSNTTYVWQQQPYGNVSFEVPDLDYGRVSPNQGIVGRQNENWGIAVTNDVFPSQTISSKISVSLESPLTSSDGNSELDDTLVFRGSDGEYVAIGDSPTQVYDGTVKNGSQVITWDDKHGFLMNLHDNNTRMSIYSSTLDWTMVNSI
- a CDS encoding diacylglycerol/lipid kinase family protein, yielding MAKVKKLEILLNQKAGNGQSLSIWKTIKNYLESNNINYEVHTTKKNGDGVRIAQEIANSLQPFTRIIVLGGDGTLNQSLNGIKISNKPNTPIGYIPCGSGNDFSRGIKIRKQSPVVLLQKILSMNTPETIDIGKATFPDKIKYFVNNIGIGLDAYTVYETNHSKRKDFLNKMKLGTLAYITSLVTVIKNQDSFPLDVTINGETKHFEDAYIVSATNHPYFGGGVAIDPLATPFDQLLDLVVVKKISGMVFVKLFVKLFTNGSHLNDKNVWHTQVSSYHLTSNAPEQGQMDGEELGKGEFDIDFTVDQHLFWIPINL
- a CDS encoding ATP-dependent RecD-like DNA helicase; translated protein: MAESEKQYFIGTVKAIFFENPENLFKIFTIKIKKTNTDWDGKDIVITGSFGEISEEEEYKFEGKMIDHPKYGKQFQADTYQHSRPSGRKELINFFSGEEFPGIGKKKAEKIVDELGTDAIDKILQDPNALDFLKLGKEKTDLIVEQISKNHQTEQVLYQLSNFGFGNVLGARIYQKYGVRTLEVINEDPYSLVTHVKGVGFKRADELARRLGIPEDDPRRIKGALVQFISVLVQSSGDTYIVREELLKRTIALLQNGNENINELKQKIEGCLRELVNDGVLLVEDERVYDKSFFDAEWAISQSLKMITDTYKGVSWKNSAFKKELKHVEKQFKVSYDPSQEEAIKQSLTHSLFLLTGGPGTGKTTIINGIVAAYAKLNDATLDPASEDYAIALAAPTGRAAKHMGESTGLPAMTIHRLLGLTGTEDDELAEPTLDCKLLIIDEMSMVDTKLFRTLITAVQPGTQVVLVGDKDQLPSVGPGQIFSDLINSGAFPTTILTDIHRQDENSTIIQLAHDVNEGIVNDDFFQNRSDRSYIRSNSRNVPEILSQIITKSDERGFDIADVQVLAPMYRGIAGIDNLNATIQNVVNPMTPKRKEVVMGNVHYRIKDKVVYLVNTPEDNVFNGEIGKIIGILLAKENVDHVDKLVIDFDGNEVTLDRKDWLNIALAYCTSIHKAQGSEFEMVILPLVNEESRMLRRNLLYTAITRSKKLLIMVGDRSAFERSITDQSSERNTTLKERIFATFEIKVTNKEEPTPEEKKDYTLTLDMIMNNAIDPMIGMRDSTPFDFMENK